The Rubricoccus marinus nucleotide sequence CATGCGCATTTCCGCTTTCCTCCTCGCCTTCGTGCTCCTCGCGCCCGCGGCGCTGGCCCAGCACTTCCCGACCGACGACCCCGTGATCCGCGCGATCTACGCCGAGGGGATGGAGAACTCCCAGACCGAGCCTCTGGCGCACATGCTCGTGGACGTGATCGGGCCGCGCCTGGCGGGCTCACCCGGACTGGAGCAGTCTCAGGCGTGGCTGCTGGAGACGTACGGCGAGTGGGGGGTGACGGCGCGTAAAGAGGAGTACGGCACGTGGAACAGCTGGCGGGCCGGCGCCCTCCACGCCGAGATGACCTCGCCGCGCGTCCAGCCGCTCGTCACAGAGATCATGGCCTGGAGCCCCGCAACCAACGGGCCCGTGGAAGGCGAGGTGGTGATGCCGCCCGCCGGCCTCACGCCAGAGGCCGTCGATGGATGGCTCGCGACGCTCTCGGGCAAGTTCATCCTGTTGGACGCGCCGGAGCCGATGTGCCGCGCGATGCAGGAGTTGGAGGCCAACGCGCGCCCCGAAACCATCGAGCGGCTGGAAGCGCTCCGTGGCGAGCTGCGCCAGGAGTGGCGGGGCCGCCTGCAGGCGCTCGGCCGGGATGGCCTGCAGCGTTTGGAGGCCGCGGGCATCGCGGGCACGCTGAACTCGCGGTGGTCCGGCGGTTGGGGCGCCAACAAGGTGTTCAGCACCACGAACCAGCGCGCCGTGGCCCTGGACGTGTCCTGCGAGGACTACGGGCTTCTGGCGCGCCTGGCGGCATCCGGCCACACGCCGAGCATCCGCGTTAACGCCGAGGCCGAGGCCTCTGGCGTGGTCCCGCAGTTCAACGTCATCGCGGAGATGCGCGGGACGGAACTGCCCGACGAGTACGTGCTGATGAGCGCGCACCTCGACTCCTGGCACGCCGCCACGGGCGCGACCGACAACGGCACGGGCACCATCACGATGCTGGAGGCCATGCGCATCCTGAAGGAGCACTACCCCAACCCGCGCCGGACGATCCTCGTCGGGCACTGGGGCGCGGAGGAGATGGGCCTGATCGGCTCGGGCTCGTTCCGCGAGGACCACCCGGAGGTCGTCGCGGGCCTCCAGGTCGGCTTCAACCAGGACAACGGGACGTGGCGCTTTGAGCGGATCGAGGGCCAGGGCTTCCTGGACACCGCCGAGCACCTCCCCAAGTGGATGGCCGCCGTCCCGACCGACATTCAGGCTCAGGTGACGGTCGAGGTGCCGGGTGAGCAGAACAACCGCGGCAGCGACCATACCTCGTTCGTCTGCGCCGAGGCGCCGGTTCTCCGCCTGCAGTCGCCGTACGACGAGTACCGGCAGTACACGTGGCACACGAACCTGGACACGTACGACAAGATCGTGTTCGACGACCTCAAGCAGAACGCCACGCTGACCGCGATGCTGGTCTACATGGCGAGCGAGGACCCGGAGCGGATGACGCGCGAAACCGCGAACCTGCCCGGAGACCGCGACTTCGGCCCGTGCCGCGCGCCGCAGCGCGAGCCCCGGAACTGAGTCTGAGGGGTTGAGGGAGGTAAGCGTGTGAGGGGCGGTCTCGCCAGAGGCCGCCCCTTTCGTGTTTCCGGGCGAACGCTTCGCAAGAGGCGGGCGGACCCATGCCTGCCGTCGCGGAGAAGACGCGGAAGCCTCTGGCGCCAGAGGCTCCGGCGGCGCGGCCTCTGGCGTTGAAGAGGGGAGAGGCGAACTCCTCCCCGCCGACACTCCCGCGATTTACTCCGCGCCCAGGCCGAAGACGGCGTTGGCGAACAGCAGTTCGCCATCGCGCCAGAAGCCGCGGAAAAGGGGCGAGTCGAGCAGGTAGACCACTTCGCCGCGGCCCATGTTTTCGACGCCGAAGACGAGGGAGTCTTCCAACCGCTCCTGCGCCACGGTCCCGGCGAAACCGGCCGCTGGCATGCCCGATCGGACAACGCCGACGTTCCAGCCGCTCGTGAGGAAATCGTACGGCGAGGCGTCGCGCTTGAGCACGTACATCCAGTCCGGGTAGCCGTACGCGAGTGGGTGGGAGTCGTCCAGTTGCACGCGGTAGACGGCGCCAGGCGTGTCGCCAGAGGCGCGCGTGCGGGCGCTGTCCTCGTAGCGACGTAGGCGCGACGCTGCAGAGGTGTCGGCGGCAGGAGCCTTGCGCGCGGTCAGACCGAAGCCCTCTCGGCCCGCGAGACGTTGCGCGGCGCCCTCCATCGCGATGAGTCGGCCTCCGGCGCGCACCCAGTCGCGGAGATCCTTCGCGCGGTCCTCCGATAGCCAGGAGCCGTAGCCGCCGTCGGGGAGGATGAGCACGTCCACGTCGTCGAGGTCGGCCGTGCTAAAGCTGCCGGCGCCGAGAAGCGTGAGCGGGTAGGCCCACGTCTGGTCGAACAGGCTCCAGACCTCACCCAGCGCCGTCGGCGAGACGGGCGATTCCGTCAGCGCCGCCACGACGGGCGCGCCGACGAACCCGACGCGGTTGGAGCCGAGATCGGCGCCAGAGGCCGCGCGGCCGGTCGAGAGCGCGACGAGGCGCTGGCCTCTGGCGGCCCGCTGGACGGCCTCGTCGAAGCGCCGCCCCATCCCCTCGTTGCCGGCGCGCGTGACGATGCGGGCGCCTCTGGCGAACCGCTCGCCGTCCACCTCGAACGCCTCCGGCGCCACGCGCACGCTGACGCCATCGCGCAAGAGGCCGGCGACGGCCGCGGCCGCGCGCGGGCCGTCCCAGGGGAGCACGTAGGCGTACGGCGTGGGTCCACCTGCGAACGGCGCCGAAGGGCTCGGCGCAGGCGTCAGCGACGCTACGGACCCGCTCGTCTCCATCGCGTCCAGGCCATAGACGTACGGTAGCGCCCACGCCGTCACGTCGTAAGTGAGGGAATCCGCGAGGGCGGGCTCGGGCTCGAAGAGGACCTTCGCGAGCGCCCCCTGCGGCTGATCCAGCGGGATCACCATGTCGCCGGGCTCGACGGTCCACGTCTCGCGTGCCGGCCTCTGGCGACCGCCAGCGTAGGCGAGCCCGGAAGCCGTCTGCCGCTCCGTCGCCGTATGGTACGAGATGCTCTGCAGGATCAGGAGGTCCACGAGCGCCCGCATCCGGTCGGCCGATCCGCGCACGACGTAGGCCGTGACGCCAGAGGCGTCGGTGCCTCTGGCGAAGTAGTCGGCGAACTCGCGCGAGACGCGCTCGGCGTTGGCGGCCGTCGTGGCGACGGTCGTGAGGCCGGTGTCGCGGTGGTTCGCGATGCGGTCCGCGAGCGTGAGCGTGTCGCCCTCGGCGGTGACGATCGCGAGGCCGGCGCGCCCGCTACCGCCCTGCTCGTAGGTCATCCCGACGGCGCCGTTGAACGTCGGCCACGTGTCGCCGTAGCCGGGGTAGAGGAGGTCGAAGACTTCGCGCGTGAAGTAGAGCCGTCCGTCGGCGTCGAAGGCGCGTGCGTTGCCGTCGCCGATGAGGTCCTGTAGCTCGCGCTGCCACGGCGTGATCGCGGCGTGGAACGGCTCGGCGCCCGGCGCGAAGTAGTACGGGCTGTCCACGCCCTGCTCGTGGAAGTCCACGTGGACGGACGGGAGCCAGCGCTGGTAGACCGCCAGGCGCGCCCGCGTTTCCGGCTGCGTGCCCCACGCCCAGTCGCGGTTGAGGTCGAAGAGGTAGTGGTTGAACCGCCCACCTGGCCAGGACTCGTCGTGCTCCCAGGCCTCTGGCGCGGCGTTGACGCGCGCGCCGACCCTCTGGCGGAAGCCGCTCACGTAGCGCTCGCGGCCGTCCGGGTTCAGGCACGGGTCCATGATCACCACCACACGGTCCAGCCCGGTCTCGGCCGGGTCGCCAGAGGCCAGGCGGTAAAGCGTTGCCATCGCGGCCTCGGTGCTCACGCTCTCGTTGCCGTGCACGTTGTAGCTCAGCCACACGACCGGCATAAGGGGCGTGGCGGCGCCTCTGGCGGACGAGAGGCGCGAGGCGCGGACAGCCTCCACGTCCACGCCTTCGGCCGCGACGGTCAACGTGACCAGCGGGCGGCCCTCGACGCTTTCGCCGTACGTCTCCATCGTCACGCGCGGTGAGGCTTCCGCGACGGCGCCGACGTAGTCGATCACGCGGTGGTGCGGCGTAAACCGCTCGCCGAGCGTGTAGCCCAGAAAGGCCTCTGGCGTGGGGACCTGGGCGGCGGCGCCAGAGGCGAGAAACAGGAAAGCGACGAGACGAAGCACGGAGCAAAAGGGGAGTGAACTCGCGCCAAGCTATCCGCACCGCGCCGCCGGATTCGCGATCTCGTCGTGAGGCGTGCCAGAGGCCCGGGCGATCTTGCGTGGTCTCCCGCTGCTCCCATGCCTTCTCAGTTCGATGTCGTCGTCGTCGGTGCCGGTGCCGCGGGGTTCATGGCGGCCATCTTTGCGGCGCGCGAGGGCGCGAGCGTCCACGTCGTTGAGCGCT carries:
- a CDS encoding M14 metallopeptidase family protein — its product is MLRLVAFLFLASGAAAQVPTPEAFLGYTLGERFTPHHRVIDYVGAVAEASPRVTMETYGESVEGRPLVTLTVAAEGVDVEAVRASRLSSARGAATPLMPVVWLSYNVHGNESVSTEAAMATLYRLASGDPAETGLDRVVVIMDPCLNPDGRERYVSGFRQRVGARVNAAPEAWEHDESWPGGRFNHYLFDLNRDWAWGTQPETRARLAVYQRWLPSVHVDFHEQGVDSPYYFAPGAEPFHAAITPWQRELQDLIGDGNARAFDADGRLYFTREVFDLLYPGYGDTWPTFNGAVGMTYEQGGSGRAGLAIVTAEGDTLTLADRIANHRDTGLTTVATTAANAERVSREFADYFARGTDASGVTAYVVRGSADRMRALVDLLILQSISYHTATERQTASGLAYAGGRQRPARETWTVEPGDMVIPLDQPQGALAKVLFEPEPALADSLTYDVTAWALPYVYGLDAMETSGSVASLTPAPSPSAPFAGGPTPYAYVLPWDGPRAAAAVAGLLRDGVSVRVAPEAFEVDGERFARGARIVTRAGNEGMGRRFDEAVQRAARGQRLVALSTGRAASGADLGSNRVGFVGAPVVAALTESPVSPTALGEVWSLFDQTWAYPLTLLGAGSFSTADLDDVDVLILPDGGYGSWLSEDRAKDLRDWVRAGGRLIAMEGAAQRLAGREGFGLTARKAPAADTSAASRLRRYEDSARTRASGDTPGAVYRVQLDDSHPLAYGYPDWMYVLKRDASPYDFLTSGWNVGVVRSGMPAAGFAGTVAQERLEDSLVFGVENMGRGEVVYLLDSPLFRGFWRDGELLFANAVFGLGAE
- a CDS encoding M20/M25/M40 family metallo-hydrolase, whose product is MRISAFLLAFVLLAPAALAQHFPTDDPVIRAIYAEGMENSQTEPLAHMLVDVIGPRLAGSPGLEQSQAWLLETYGEWGVTARKEEYGTWNSWRAGALHAEMTSPRVQPLVTEIMAWSPATNGPVEGEVVMPPAGLTPEAVDGWLATLSGKFILLDAPEPMCRAMQELEANARPETIERLEALRGELRQEWRGRLQALGRDGLQRLEAAGIAGTLNSRWSGGWGANKVFSTTNQRAVALDVSCEDYGLLARLAASGHTPSIRVNAEAEASGVVPQFNVIAEMRGTELPDEYVLMSAHLDSWHAATGATDNGTGTITMLEAMRILKEHYPNPRRTILVGHWGAEEMGLIGSGSFREDHPEVVAGLQVGFNQDNGTWRFERIEGQGFLDTAEHLPKWMAAVPTDIQAQVTVEVPGEQNNRGSDHTSFVCAEAPVLRLQSPYDEYRQYTWHTNLDTYDKIVFDDLKQNATLTAMLVYMASEDPERMTRETANLPGDRDFGPCRAPQREPRN